Proteins from one Juglans microcarpa x Juglans regia isolate MS1-56 chromosome 1S, Jm3101_v1.0, whole genome shotgun sequence genomic window:
- the LOC121247745 gene encoding sulfite exporter TauE/SafE family protein 3-like isoform X2 yields the protein MARFRSEWRGSRLIEIFAISFLMASLFVSTKGSLEQEASSYSEKEEVESDYYVMKVLNFFWQPGRLGYTHVWPEMEFGWKIVVGTIIGFFGSAFGTVGGVGGGGIFVPMLTLIIGFDQKSSTAISKCMIMGGAGATVFYNLKQRHPTLDLPVIDYDLALLFQPMLVLGISIGVAFNVIFADWMITVLLIITFLVTSIKAYLKGIETWKKETIVKMEAARASQSTGSGMEEVEYKPLPEGPGTGTQSETKESEKSKVSIVDNVYWKEVGILFAVWIFILGLEIAKIPVTFGVSGYEAVNLYKGRRVIASKGDADATYKLHQLVLYCIGGIVAGIVGGLLGLGGGFILGPLFLELGIPPQVSSATATFAMTFSSSMSVVEYYLLKRFPVPYALYFVAISTIAAIIGQYVVRKVIAILGRASLIIFILATTIFVSAISLGGVGIANVIKDIQEKAYMGFEDICTYDA from the exons ATGGCTAGGTTCAGATCAGAATGGCGGGGTTCGAGGTTGATTGAAATATTTGCGATTAGTTTTCTCATGGCTTCGTTGTTTGTTTCGACAAAAGGAAGCTTGGAGCAAGAAGCTTCAAGTTATAGCGAGAAAGAAGAGGTTGAGTCTGACTATTACGTTATGAAAGTATTGAATTTCTTCTGGCAACCGGGCCGATTGGGTTATACACATGTTTGGCCG GAGATGGAATTTGGCTGGAAAATTGTTGTTGGTACCATAATAGGATTCTTTGGGTCAGCTTTTGGAACtgtgggaggagttggtggGGGTGGCATTTTTGTTCCTATGCTCACCCTTATTATTGGGTTTGATCAGAAATCCTCAACAGCAATTTCAAAAT GTATGATCATGGGTGGAGCTGGCGCAACTGTTTTCTACAATTTAAAGCAAAGGCATCCTACACTTGACCTGCCCGTCATTGACTATGACCTTGCACTTCTGTTTCAACCAATGCTGGTGTTGGGGATTAGTATTGGAGTTGCTTTCAATGTGATTTTTGCCGACTGGATGATCACTGTCTTGTTAATCATCACCTTTCTAG TCACTTCGATTAAGGCATACCTCAAGGGTATTGAAACGTGGAAAAAGGAAACAATAGTTAAAATG GAGGCTGCTAGAGCCTCACAATCAACCG GTAGCGGCATGGAAGAGGTCGAATACAAGCCCCTTCCCGAAGGCCCTGGAACTGGCACTCAATCAGAGACCAAGGAATCTGAAAAGTCAAAG GTCTCTATTGTTGACAATGTTTACTGGAAGGAAGTTGGAATTCTTTTTGCTGTATGGATTTTTATCCTTGGACTGGAGATTGCTAAG ATCCCTGTGACCTTTGGAGTCTCTGGTTATGAAGCTGTTAACCTGTACAAAGGGCGGAGAGTGATTGCATCAAAGGGAGATGCAGACGCAACTTATAAACTGCACCAGCTTGTTCTTTATTGTATAGGTGGCATTGTAGCTGGTATAGTCGGTGGTTTGCTTGGTCTTGGTGGAGGATTCATTTTGGGTCCACTTTTTCTGGAGCTGGGAATCCCTCCTCAG GTGTCAAGTGCCACAGCCACCTTTGCAATGACATTTTCCTCCTCCATGTCTGTCGTAGAATATTACCTTCTCAAGCGTTTCCCTGTTCCTTATG CTCTCTACTTTGTTGCTATTTCAACAATTGCTGCCATTATAGGGCAATATGTGGTAAGAAAGGTGATCGCTATACTCGGGAGAGCATCTTTGATCATATTCATTCTGGCTACCACAATTTTTGTCAGTGCTATATCACTAG GTGGGGTAGGTATAGCAAACGTGATTAAAGATATTCAGGAGAAAGCGTATATGGGATTTGAAGACATCTGCACGTATGATGCATAA
- the LOC121247745 gene encoding sulfite exporter TauE/SafE family protein 3-like isoform X3: MARFRSEWRGSRLIEIFAISFLMASLFVSTKGSLEQEASSYSEKEEVESDYYVMKVLNFFWQPGRLGYTHVWPEMEFGWKIVVGTIIGFFGSAFGTVGGVGGGGIFVPMLTLIIGFDQKSSTAISKCMIMGGAGATVFYNLKQRHPTLDLPVIDYDLALLFQPMLVLGISIGVAFNVIFADWMITVLLIITFLVTSIKAYLKGIETWKKETIVKMEAARASQSTGSGMEEVEYKPLPEGPGTGTQSETKESEKSKNYTTTCSVLYWVLNLLQIPVTFGVSGYEAVNLYKGRRVIASKGDADATYKLHQLVLYCIGGIVAGIVGGLLGLGGGFILGPLFLELGIPPQVSSATATFAMTFSSSMSVVEYYLLKRFPVPYALYFVAISTIAAIIGQYVVRKVIAILGRASLIIFILATTIFVSAISLGGVGIANVIKDIQEKAYMGFEDICTYDA; this comes from the exons ATGGCTAGGTTCAGATCAGAATGGCGGGGTTCGAGGTTGATTGAAATATTTGCGATTAGTTTTCTCATGGCTTCGTTGTTTGTTTCGACAAAAGGAAGCTTGGAGCAAGAAGCTTCAAGTTATAGCGAGAAAGAAGAGGTTGAGTCTGACTATTACGTTATGAAAGTATTGAATTTCTTCTGGCAACCGGGCCGATTGGGTTATACACATGTTTGGCCG GAGATGGAATTTGGCTGGAAAATTGTTGTTGGTACCATAATAGGATTCTTTGGGTCAGCTTTTGGAACtgtgggaggagttggtggGGGTGGCATTTTTGTTCCTATGCTCACCCTTATTATTGGGTTTGATCAGAAATCCTCAACAGCAATTTCAAAAT GTATGATCATGGGTGGAGCTGGCGCAACTGTTTTCTACAATTTAAAGCAAAGGCATCCTACACTTGACCTGCCCGTCATTGACTATGACCTTGCACTTCTGTTTCAACCAATGCTGGTGTTGGGGATTAGTATTGGAGTTGCTTTCAATGTGATTTTTGCCGACTGGATGATCACTGTCTTGTTAATCATCACCTTTCTAG TCACTTCGATTAAGGCATACCTCAAGGGTATTGAAACGTGGAAAAAGGAAACAATAGTTAAAATG GAGGCTGCTAGAGCCTCACAATCAACCG GTAGCGGCATGGAAGAGGTCGAATACAAGCCCCTTCCCGAAGGCCCTGGAACTGGCACTCAATCAGAGACCAAGGAATCTGAAAAGTCAAAG AATTACACAACTACTTGTTCAGTATTATATTGGGTGCTAAACCTATTGCAG ATCCCTGTGACCTTTGGAGTCTCTGGTTATGAAGCTGTTAACCTGTACAAAGGGCGGAGAGTGATTGCATCAAAGGGAGATGCAGACGCAACTTATAAACTGCACCAGCTTGTTCTTTATTGTATAGGTGGCATTGTAGCTGGTATAGTCGGTGGTTTGCTTGGTCTTGGTGGAGGATTCATTTTGGGTCCACTTTTTCTGGAGCTGGGAATCCCTCCTCAG GTGTCAAGTGCCACAGCCACCTTTGCAATGACATTTTCCTCCTCCATGTCTGTCGTAGAATATTACCTTCTCAAGCGTTTCCCTGTTCCTTATG CTCTCTACTTTGTTGCTATTTCAACAATTGCTGCCATTATAGGGCAATATGTGGTAAGAAAGGTGATCGCTATACTCGGGAGAGCATCTTTGATCATATTCATTCTGGCTACCACAATTTTTGTCAGTGCTATATCACTAG GTGGGGTAGGTATAGCAAACGTGATTAAAGATATTCAGGAGAAAGCGTATATGGGATTTGAAGACATCTGCACGTATGATGCATAA
- the LOC121247745 gene encoding sulfite exporter TauE/SafE family protein 3-like isoform X4: protein MIMGGAGATVFYNLKQRHPTLDLPVIDYDLALLFQPMLVLGISIGVAFNVIFADWMITVLLIITFLVTSIKAYLKGIETWKKETIVKMEAARASQSTGSGMEEVEYKPLPEGPGTGTQSETKESEKSKVSIVDNVYWKEVGILFAVWIFILGLEIAKNYTTTCSVLYWVLNLLQIPVTFGVSGYEAVNLYKGRRVIASKGDADATYKLHQLVLYCIGGIVAGIVGGLLGLGGGFILGPLFLELGIPPQVSSATATFAMTFSSSMSVVEYYLLKRFPVPYALYFVAISTIAAIIGQYVVRKVIAILGRASLIIFILATTIFVSAISLGGVGIANVIKDIQEKAYMGFEDICTYDA, encoded by the exons ATGATCATGGGTGGAGCTGGCGCAACTGTTTTCTACAATTTAAAGCAAAGGCATCCTACACTTGACCTGCCCGTCATTGACTATGACCTTGCACTTCTGTTTCAACCAATGCTGGTGTTGGGGATTAGTATTGGAGTTGCTTTCAATGTGATTTTTGCCGACTGGATGATCACTGTCTTGTTAATCATCACCTTTCTAG TCACTTCGATTAAGGCATACCTCAAGGGTATTGAAACGTGGAAAAAGGAAACAATAGTTAAAATG GAGGCTGCTAGAGCCTCACAATCAACCG GTAGCGGCATGGAAGAGGTCGAATACAAGCCCCTTCCCGAAGGCCCTGGAACTGGCACTCAATCAGAGACCAAGGAATCTGAAAAGTCAAAG GTCTCTATTGTTGACAATGTTTACTGGAAGGAAGTTGGAATTCTTTTTGCTGTATGGATTTTTATCCTTGGACTGGAGATTGCTAAG AATTACACAACTACTTGTTCAGTATTATATTGGGTGCTAAACCTATTGCAG ATCCCTGTGACCTTTGGAGTCTCTGGTTATGAAGCTGTTAACCTGTACAAAGGGCGGAGAGTGATTGCATCAAAGGGAGATGCAGACGCAACTTATAAACTGCACCAGCTTGTTCTTTATTGTATAGGTGGCATTGTAGCTGGTATAGTCGGTGGTTTGCTTGGTCTTGGTGGAGGATTCATTTTGGGTCCACTTTTTCTGGAGCTGGGAATCCCTCCTCAG GTGTCAAGTGCCACAGCCACCTTTGCAATGACATTTTCCTCCTCCATGTCTGTCGTAGAATATTACCTTCTCAAGCGTTTCCCTGTTCCTTATG CTCTCTACTTTGTTGCTATTTCAACAATTGCTGCCATTATAGGGCAATATGTGGTAAGAAAGGTGATCGCTATACTCGGGAGAGCATCTTTGATCATATTCATTCTGGCTACCACAATTTTTGTCAGTGCTATATCACTAG GTGGGGTAGGTATAGCAAACGTGATTAAAGATATTCAGGAGAAAGCGTATATGGGATTTGAAGACATCTGCACGTATGATGCATAA
- the LOC121247745 gene encoding sulfite exporter TauE/SafE family protein 3-like isoform X1: MARFRSEWRGSRLIEIFAISFLMASLFVSTKGSLEQEASSYSEKEEVESDYYVMKVLNFFWQPGRLGYTHVWPEMEFGWKIVVGTIIGFFGSAFGTVGGVGGGGIFVPMLTLIIGFDQKSSTAISKCMIMGGAGATVFYNLKQRHPTLDLPVIDYDLALLFQPMLVLGISIGVAFNVIFADWMITVLLIITFLVTSIKAYLKGIETWKKETIVKMEAARASQSTGSGMEEVEYKPLPEGPGTGTQSETKESEKSKVSIVDNVYWKEVGILFAVWIFILGLEIAKNYTTTCSVLYWVLNLLQIPVTFGVSGYEAVNLYKGRRVIASKGDADATYKLHQLVLYCIGGIVAGIVGGLLGLGGGFILGPLFLELGIPPQVSSATATFAMTFSSSMSVVEYYLLKRFPVPYALYFVAISTIAAIIGQYVVRKVIAILGRASLIIFILATTIFVSAISLGGVGIANVIKDIQEKAYMGFEDICTYDA; encoded by the exons ATGGCTAGGTTCAGATCAGAATGGCGGGGTTCGAGGTTGATTGAAATATTTGCGATTAGTTTTCTCATGGCTTCGTTGTTTGTTTCGACAAAAGGAAGCTTGGAGCAAGAAGCTTCAAGTTATAGCGAGAAAGAAGAGGTTGAGTCTGACTATTACGTTATGAAAGTATTGAATTTCTTCTGGCAACCGGGCCGATTGGGTTATACACATGTTTGGCCG GAGATGGAATTTGGCTGGAAAATTGTTGTTGGTACCATAATAGGATTCTTTGGGTCAGCTTTTGGAACtgtgggaggagttggtggGGGTGGCATTTTTGTTCCTATGCTCACCCTTATTATTGGGTTTGATCAGAAATCCTCAACAGCAATTTCAAAAT GTATGATCATGGGTGGAGCTGGCGCAACTGTTTTCTACAATTTAAAGCAAAGGCATCCTACACTTGACCTGCCCGTCATTGACTATGACCTTGCACTTCTGTTTCAACCAATGCTGGTGTTGGGGATTAGTATTGGAGTTGCTTTCAATGTGATTTTTGCCGACTGGATGATCACTGTCTTGTTAATCATCACCTTTCTAG TCACTTCGATTAAGGCATACCTCAAGGGTATTGAAACGTGGAAAAAGGAAACAATAGTTAAAATG GAGGCTGCTAGAGCCTCACAATCAACCG GTAGCGGCATGGAAGAGGTCGAATACAAGCCCCTTCCCGAAGGCCCTGGAACTGGCACTCAATCAGAGACCAAGGAATCTGAAAAGTCAAAG GTCTCTATTGTTGACAATGTTTACTGGAAGGAAGTTGGAATTCTTTTTGCTGTATGGATTTTTATCCTTGGACTGGAGATTGCTAAG AATTACACAACTACTTGTTCAGTATTATATTGGGTGCTAAACCTATTGCAG ATCCCTGTGACCTTTGGAGTCTCTGGTTATGAAGCTGTTAACCTGTACAAAGGGCGGAGAGTGATTGCATCAAAGGGAGATGCAGACGCAACTTATAAACTGCACCAGCTTGTTCTTTATTGTATAGGTGGCATTGTAGCTGGTATAGTCGGTGGTTTGCTTGGTCTTGGTGGAGGATTCATTTTGGGTCCACTTTTTCTGGAGCTGGGAATCCCTCCTCAG GTGTCAAGTGCCACAGCCACCTTTGCAATGACATTTTCCTCCTCCATGTCTGTCGTAGAATATTACCTTCTCAAGCGTTTCCCTGTTCCTTATG CTCTCTACTTTGTTGCTATTTCAACAATTGCTGCCATTATAGGGCAATATGTGGTAAGAAAGGTGATCGCTATACTCGGGAGAGCATCTTTGATCATATTCATTCTGGCTACCACAATTTTTGTCAGTGCTATATCACTAG GTGGGGTAGGTATAGCAAACGTGATTAAAGATATTCAGGAGAAAGCGTATATGGGATTTGAAGACATCTGCACGTATGATGCATAA